TCAGGGACGGCCACCACGCTTTGTTCGTGGCAGGCTTTGCCTTACGGCTCCTCGCAATGACGTTTCGCATAAGAACTCCTTCGCCTCAACGGCCTGGTACTCTACTGAAATATAACCTTTCCTACCCCACTTGTCCAGAAAGTGCGGCTTTACCCTTCCAATTTCCAGCCGCAGTCGTTGTGGTAAATCATCTGGCGGGTCATGCCGCCGTCGATGCAGATGTTTTCGCCGGTAATAAAGCCGGCCTTGTCGCTCGCGAGGTAAAGTACCATGTTCGCGATGTCAAGCGGGTTACCGACGCGGCCTGCGGGCTGTTGCGTGGCATCGGGGCCTTCGTAGACCTTGAAATCCGTATCGATCCAGCCCGGCGAAATCGAGTTCACACGCACACGGCCCGCAAAGCTCACGGCAAGCGCATGCGTGAGGGCTGCGATCCCGCCCTTCGCCGCCGTATAGCTTTCAGTTTGCGGTTGGCTCATGCGGTCGCGACTTGAAGAAATGTTCACGATGCTTGCGCCTTTCGCAAAATGCGGAGCGAAAAGTTTCGCGAGGTAGAACGGGGCCGTCACGCCGACAGCCAGCGCGTAGCTGAATTCCTCGTAGCTGCACTCGTCAATGCCCTTCATCAGCGGGAGCGCGTTATTCACCAGCACATCCACGTGCCCGTACTTTTCGATAACGAACTGCGCGAACTTTTCGAGGACTTCCTTCTTGGAGAGGTCCCCCACAAAGCAGGGATTCTCGCAGATGTCAATATACGCGACTTTCGCCCCCTCTTTCTCAAATTCACTCACGACGGTCGCACCGATTCCGTGCGCCCCGCCTGTCACCACGACCACCTTGTTTTCAAACGATTTCATGTGGATAAATATACACTAAAACGCACAGAAGCCTGCGCCCCTGCTTGACGCACGCGCCTTTTTATCCTATCCTTTCTGCCGATGCTCCAGTATTTCGAAGTCACAAAGAAATCTCCGTGGTTGCCGCAGGTCAAGGTGCTGTACGAATCGGCGTTCCCGGCAAACGAACGAATCCCGATCAAGCATTTACTCGACGACAAAATCAAGCGGGAATTTTGGACATTTTTCGACAAAGATACGTTCTGCGGGTTTTCAAATTCCATTTCGCACGGAGACATCACAAACATCGTCTACTTTGCGGTTGTGCCAGAACTGCGTTGCCGCGGGTACGGCTCGCAAATTTTGCAAGCCATCCGCGAAAAGCATCCGGACTCCCGCATCGTCGTCGATATTGAAGTCGAAGAAGATTCCAAGGACGCCGAAGAACTCGAACGCCGAAACCGCCGCCGCGAATTTTACCAGCGCAACGGCTTTGACGCCGCCCCCGTCGAATACCACTGGCAGGGCGAGCACTACCGCCTACTTTCCGCCGGCGGCACCGTCACCGACAAAGAATTCCGCGATTTCTGGAAAGAAATCCTCAAGGACATTCCCGGCGCGAAATATCCGTAGTTTTAATCAATCAAGTCGTTCTGGAATCTTGACAGGTGTTCAAACGGCAAGATTTGCCGGCCTCTGAACAGCCCGCAGCCATCGTTGATTAGCTGGTTGTTGATGGCCTTGAACATGTTCACGTCGATTTTCGCAAGGTCAATCCCCTGCAATTTCACCAGGCGTTCATACGCCTCGTCAAAGTAGACGCACTCGCCGCTCGGAATCTGGTCGTGCTTGGAGCGCCGTTCCTCTTGCGACTTTTCGTAGCCAAAGTGGTTCGCCTCGCCTATCTCGGCATAATCGTCCATGTCCTTCGTACGCAATTGCACTTCCGTATAGCAGCGCGCAAGGTTGTCGTAGAACGTGATGTGCAAAGACTGGTAACCCGAACTCCTGGGAGTCGCCACCGAATCATGGTAATACGGCCTCACGGAATCCTTTAGCAAGTCGGAATGCCCGCTGTCATCCAGGTGCTTGAAAATCTCTGCCGAAAAGCCACGCTCTTCGAGGAACTCGGGCAACGCATTCGCAATCTCGTACAGGTATTTCCGTTCCACCTCGCTCCGGTCATCGCCCTTCTTGATATGGCAAACAGGCATCGAGATAACGATACGGTACGCAATCAGGTCTCGGAAATTCAGCTTGCTCTTGATTTCAGCTTCGGACGGGAATGCGCCATTCTTCTTGTAATAGTTGTAGATGAATTCAAGGATATAGCCGTTGAACTTTTCTTCGGCACGGATCAGGGACTTGATGCGTCCCTTGAACGTGAACGCAAGGAAGGGATACTCCCTTGTCATAAACTTGTAGAATTCCTTTATGCGCTGGGACTGCGAGGTCAAGAAGTCGTTGTGTTCCAGCAGTTCGATAATCTGAATCAGAAAATTCGAGTGAGCGAGGTCAATATTGTTGCGCGTTTCTTTCGCGCTGTTCCTGAGGTCGTTCGAATACTGGTGAAGAATCTTCAGCACCGTGTTTCCAGAGAACAGATAGTCGTTCAAGCAAATCATCTTAAGCCTCCGTATCGGGGTTTACAAGGCGAAATATAAAAACGTTTTTCGCCCGTCACAGCGGATAAAGCACCTTAAAAATTTTTCTTACAAAACACTTTACACGGGATGAAAAGCACAACAAACGCTTTTACATTTTATTCATAGAATTACATGCAAGTCCGCAAAATAATGTATATTCAAGACAAGACTTATCGTAGTTCTTTATGCGCGGGGAAAAAAATATTTCGTATATACTTATGAAGAAATTGAAATACACATTGATTGTTCTCTTGCTAGTCGTATCATATATTGGCTCGTTCCTATTCTTTTATATTCCAAATCAAAGACTTGGAATTCTCACCCCTCTTTTCTTCGCAACCACTGCATGGGCGTTTTCTGTTGCTTTTTTGAGTATAATGATTTACGCTGCGGTTACAGGACGATTAAGAAAAAAGAAATCATTTTGCCAATCGCTTCAGGATTATATCGCGACACCACCAGAAACAGATGAATTTGACAATTCGTTGAAAACCATGAAGAAATAAGGATCTTTCTATGCGTTTCTACGTACCCACGGATATCTACGTTGAAAAGGACTGCGTGAAGAACCACGCGCAAAACTTGCTTGCGATTGGAAAGCGCGCATTCATCATGACGGGCAGAACTTCTGCCAAGAAGAACGGCTCCTTGAACGATGTCACCGCCGTTCTGGAAGCTGGCCACGTGCCGTACCAGGTTTTTGACCAGGTCGAAGAAAATCCGTCTACCGATACCGTAGGGAACGCAGCAAAACAAGCCCGCGATTTCGGCGCCGACTACATCATCGGCATCGGGGGCGGCTCCGCCATCGACGCGGCAAAGGCAGCCGCACTACTGCTTGCGAACCCGAATCTTATCGCGGACAACTTGCACAAGGCTCCCGAAAAGCCGCTCGGCCACGTGCCTGTCGTCGCCGTACCGACTACATGCGGAACAGGTTCCGAGGCAACGCCGGTCGCCATCATCACGAACCACAAGATTCAACTGAAGAAGAGCATCCCGCACAAGATTTTCCCGGCGCTCGCGCTTGTCGATGGCAAGTATCTCGCCTCGGCCAAGAAGACGCTGATTATCAACACCGCGGTTGACGCGCTCGCCCACATGGTCGAAAGCATCCTGAATGTCTATTCCAACACATTCAACCGCATGTGCCCAGAATACGGCCTCAAGCTCTGGGGCGAATTCAAGGACGCGCTCCTCTCCGACTCCCCCGTCGACGAAAGCCTTTACGAAAAGCTCATGCTCACCTCGACTATTGCGGGCATGTCCATCGCACACACGAGCACCTCCGTACCGCACGGCATGAGTTACGACCTCACACTCCATCAGGGCGTGCCGCACGGCCCCGCCGTCGGATACTTCCTTGCCGCCTACGTGGAAATCTGCGAAAAGAAGGTTTCCGAAGATGTCCGAAAGATTCTCGCACTTTTAGGCCTCAAAAGCACCGC
The sequence above is a segment of the Fibrobacter sp. UWR2 genome. Coding sequences within it:
- a CDS encoding N-acetyltransferase, translated to MLQYFEVTKKSPWLPQVKVLYESAFPANERIPIKHLLDDKIKREFWTFFDKDTFCGFSNSISHGDITNIVYFAVVPELRCRGYGSQILQAIREKHPDSRIVVDIEVEEDSKDAEELERRNRRREFYQRNGFDAAPVEYHWQGEHYRLLSAGGTVTDKEFRDFWKEILKDIPGAKYP
- a CDS encoding SDR family NAD(P)-dependent oxidoreductase, coding for MKSFENKVVVVTGGAHGIGATVVSEFEKEGAKVAYIDICENPCFVGDLSKKEVLEKFAQFVIEKYGHVDVLVNNALPLMKGIDECSYEEFSYALAVGVTAPFYLAKLFAPHFAKGASIVNISSSRDRMSQPQTESYTAAKGGIAALTHALAVSFAGRVRVNSISPGWIDTDFKVYEGPDATQQPAGRVGNPLDIANMVLYLASDKAGFITGENICIDGGMTRQMIYHNDCGWKLEG
- a CDS encoding guanosine polyphosphate pyrophosphohydrolase, with protein sequence MICLNDYLFSGNTVLKILHQYSNDLRNSAKETRNNIDLAHSNFLIQIIELLEHNDFLTSQSQRIKEFYKFMTREYPFLAFTFKGRIKSLIRAEEKFNGYILEFIYNYYKKNGAFPSEAEIKSKLNFRDLIAYRIVISMPVCHIKKGDDRSEVERKYLYEIANALPEFLEERGFSAEIFKHLDDSGHSDLLKDSVRPYYHDSVATPRSSGYQSLHITFYDNLARCYTEVQLRTKDMDDYAEIGEANHFGYEKSQEERRSKHDQIPSGECVYFDEAYERLVKLQGIDLAKIDVNMFKAINNQLINDGCGLFRGRQILPFEHLSRFQNDLID
- a CDS encoding iron-containing alcohol dehydrogenase family protein; the protein is MRFYVPTDIYVEKDCVKNHAQNLLAIGKRAFIMTGRTSAKKNGSLNDVTAVLEAGHVPYQVFDQVEENPSTDTVGNAAKQARDFGADYIIGIGGGSAIDAAKAAALLLANPNLIADNLHKAPEKPLGHVPVVAVPTTCGTGSEATPVAIITNHKIQLKKSIPHKIFPALALVDGKYLASAKKTLIINTAVDALAHMVESILNVYSNTFNRMCPEYGLKLWGEFKDALLSDSPVDESLYEKLMLTSTIAGMSIAHTSTSVPHGMSYDLTLHQGVPHGPAVGYFLAAYVEICEKKVSEDVRKILALLGLKSTADFTQMLENLIGKCKVSNEMRDQFAAAMKSNRSKLDLVPGGITPEEVDYIYDKSLIVE